A stretch of Vigna angularis cultivar LongXiaoDou No.4 chromosome 4, ASM1680809v1, whole genome shotgun sequence DNA encodes these proteins:
- the LOC108332074 gene encoding pentatricopeptide repeat-containing protein At3g29230-like yields MQRKLGKLVVNDSPKRLQIVVEEKLISLLRSCETCTRLHQIQAQIVTHGLQSNDYVTPSFITACARLGRMGHAGRVFNTIAQPNGAMWNAMFRGFALLECPFEVVVLFAQMHRASASPNCFTFPLVMKSCAQANAVREGEQVHCVVAKRGFKSNAFVGTALIHMYSVRGEVFIGDAYKVFGEMREKNVFAWTAIIVAHVACRDMASARRLFDLAPQRDVVLWNVVVSGYIELGDMVAARALFDKMPNRDVMSWNTVLNGYAYNGEVESFEKLFDEMPERNVYSWNGLIGGYARNGLFNKVLESFKRMLMLPKQEGEGGDVVVIPNDYTVVVVLSACSRLGDLEMGKWVHIYAESIGYKGNLFVGNALIDMYAKCGVIEKALDMFNWLDVKDIITWNTIINGLAMHGHAVDALSLFERMKSMGEKPDGVTFVGILSACTHMGLVRDGFLHFQSMVDNYSIVPQIKHYGCMVDLLGRAGLIDQAMDFVRKIPIKPDAVIWAALLGACRMYKNVEIAEVALEQLIELEPNNPANFVMLSNIYKDLGRWEDVARLKIATRDTGFKKLPGCSVIGCNDSVVEFYSLDERHPETESIYRTLKGLTTLLRLNGYVPNLVDVAHGN; encoded by the coding sequence atgcaaagaaaattagGGAAGTTAGTGGTGAACGATTCTCCGAAGAGACTACAAATAGTTGTGGAAGAGAAGCTGATATCCCTGTTAAGGTCATGCGAAACGTGCACGCGGCTGCACCAGATTCAAGCCCAAATAGTCACCCATGGACTACAAAGCAATGATTACGTCACCCCTAGTTTCATCACGGCGTGCGCGCGTCTCGGTAGAATGGGTCACGCTGGAAGAGTGTTTAACACAATTGCGCAACCAAACGGCGCCATGTGGAATGCCATGTTCCGAGGCTTTGCCCTATTGGAGTGTCCCTTTGAAGTTGTCGTTTTGTTCGCGCAAATGCATCGCGCTAGTGCTTCGCCGAACTGCTTCACTTTCCCATTGGTGATGAAGTCGTGTGCTCAGGCGAACGCGGTTAGAGAAGGAGAGCAGGTTCATTGCGTGGTGGCCAAACGTGGTTTTAAGTCGAACGCGTTTGTGGGAACCGCGTTGATTCACATGTACTCCGTGAGAGGAGAGGTGTTCATCGGGGATGCTTACAAGGTGTTCGGCGAAATGCGCGAGAAGAATGTCTTCGCTTGGACTGCGATCATCGTTGCTCATGTGGCGTGTCGTGACATGGCTTCCGCAAGGCGTCTTTTTGACCTGGCGCCACAGCGTGACGTTGTGCTGTGGAATGTCGTCGTTTCGGGATACATCGAATTGGGGGACATGGTAGCCGCGAGAGcgctgtttgataaaatgccgaACCGCGATGTGATGTCATGGAACACCGTTTTGAACGGTTACGCCTATAACGGTGAGGTGGAATCGTTCGAGAagctgtttgatgaaatgcctgaGAGGAATGTTTATTCTTGGAACGGGTTAATTGGAGGGTATGCTCGGAATGGGCTCTTTAACAAAGTTTTGGAGTCTTTTAAACGGATGTTGATGTTACCAAAACAAGAAGGGGAAGGTGGTGATGTTGTGGTCATTCCCAATGATTACACAGTTGTGGTAGTGTTGTCCGCATGTTCCAGATTGGGGGACCTTGAGATGGGTAAGTGGGTGCATATTTATGCAGAGAGTATTGGGTATAAGGGCAACTTGTTTGTTGGAAATGCTTTGATTGACATGTATGCAAAATGTGGGGTTATAGAGAAAGCACTTGATATGTTTAATTGGTTGGATGTGAAGGATATAAtaacttggaacaccataattaATGGCCTTGCCATGCACGGTCATGCAGTTGATGCTTTAAGTTTGTTTGAGCGGATGAAGAGCATGGGAGAGAAGCCAGATGGTGTTACATTTGTTGGGATTTTGTCTGCTTGTACGCATATGGGGTTAGTGAGAGATGGGTTTCTGCATTTCCAATCGATGGTTGATAATTACTCAATTGTGCCTCAGATTAAGCATTATGGTTGTATGGTGGATTTGTTGGGAAGAGCTGGTCTTATAGATCAGGCTATGGATTTCGTGAGAAAGATTCCAATAAAACCGGATGCGGTTATATGGGCAGCACTGCTTGGGGCTTGTCGGATGTATAAGAATGTGGAAATAGCAGAAGTGGCACTTGAGCAACTCATTGAACTTGAACCCAACAACCCTGCAAACTTTGTCATGCTTTCGAACATATACAAGGATCTTGGAAGATGGGAGGATGTTGCCCGGTTGAAGATTGCAACGAGAGATACCGGGTTCAAGAAATTACCGGGATGTAGTGTTATTGGGTGCAATGATAGTGTGGTAGAATTCTATTCCTTGGATGAGAGACATCCTGAGACAGAGAGTATATATCGGACATTGAAGGGATTGACGACTCTGTTAAGATTGAATGGATACGTCCCAAATCTTGTGGATGTTGCTCATGGAAACTGA